One part of the Bacteroidales bacterium genome encodes these proteins:
- a CDS encoding DUF1080 domain-containing protein encodes MKKLKTIIPAVLSLALLLSAFNGCKQGAEKEEGEQLMNELTEQEKEEGWKLLFNGETPEGWRNYNKETFPDSGWVVEDGTIRCIGSGHGEAGGAGGDIVYDQKFKDFRLKFEWKISEGGNSGVFYLAKEIEGEPIWKSSPEFQILDNENHPDAEMGENGNRKAASLYDLIPAQPQNTKPYGEWNEAEIMVYQGTVVHRQNGEDVVEYHLGTDDWKEMIENSKFSDFEEFGKYRNGYIGLQDHGNDVWYRNIKIKEL; translated from the coding sequence CGGTTGCAAACAGGGCGCAGAAAAAGAAGAGGGAGAACAATTGATGAATGAGTTAACTGAACAAGAAAAAGAAGAAGGCTGGAAGCTTCTGTTCAACGGTGAAACCCCGGAAGGTTGGAGAAATTACAACAAGGAAACTTTCCCCGACAGCGGATGGGTTGTTGAAGATGGTACCATACGGTGCATCGGATCCGGCCATGGTGAAGCCGGCGGTGCAGGAGGCGATATCGTGTATGATCAAAAATTCAAGGATTTCCGTTTGAAATTTGAATGGAAAATTTCCGAAGGCGGAAACAGCGGTGTATTCTATCTGGCCAAAGAAATCGAAGGAGAACCCATCTGGAAATCCTCTCCCGAATTTCAGATTCTGGACAATGAAAACCATCCCGACGCCGAAATGGGTGAAAACGGGAACCGCAAGGCAGCTTCCCTTTATGACCTGATCCCTGCGCAGCCTCAGAACACCAAGCCATACGGCGAATGGAACGAGGCTGAAATCATGGTTTATCAGGGTACCGTTGTTCACAGACAAAACGGCGAAGACGTTGTAGAATATCATTTAGGTACGGACGACTGGAAAGAGATGATTGAAAACAGCAAGTTCAGCGATTTTGAAGAATTCGGCAAATACCGAAATGGATATATCGGTCTGCAGGACCACGGCAATGATGTATGGTACAGAAACATCAAAATCAAAGAACTGTA